The following is a genomic window from Colletotrichum lupini chromosome 5, complete sequence.
TTTTCGTGACTTTTTGATTATTGGTGATGTATACACCTTTTACGACAGTATAGCTAAATTCAATGGGCgtgagattctattcctgaATCTCTACCGTCCTGCCGCCGTCCCATGCCAGACCTTTTTGATTTCTCAGGTCTCCCAATTGCGCCATCCCCTCGCTAGGGTTTGAATATCAGGTAtcaaagctaaaaaaaaaaaaaaaaaaaaaaaaaaccaggGCACAAGTTTTACGTCCCATTCCCAGACGTACCGCCCATTAGACGTGGTTCGCGATTCCAGAACCCATGTACTCTTTAGTGATACATTATGGCATACATGAGGATTGTATCCCTTGGGGTACAAAAAACAGTCGAATTCGTTGTTTCCTCAGCCCAGAAGCGCGGAAACATCCATTCTGGAGTCCTTGTCCGCAGATGAAGGAGATGGCGGCGGCAGGGCTTGCTGAACCGTACTCCTCACAGGCGAGTTGGGTGCTGTGAGGAGGTGGGATGGGAGAGAAGGCAGGCGCATGTGGCCAGCTTCTTTTCTATCAGTTGGAGCATTGATGAGGCTACCAAAGGAAGGCAGCGAGCGAGGGGCCGAGTTCTCGTCCATGCGGAGCGGAGCCAGTTGGACAGATGGCGATGTACCCCGCGAGAGGCATTGGGGGGAAGTGGTGTAGCTTGAGGCAGCATCGGACATGGTGGACGTCTCTCCGTCAAGGCCGTCTGTGCCAGGCGAAGAGGTAGAGTTGGGCGACGGAAGCGGCGACTCGAATTGGTAGTAAGGGTGGCTGTGGGTGTAAAAGGCGGGAGAGACAGGCGACGACATGCCGTGTCTCGTGTGAGGGTAGGAGGCGGCATGAGAATTAATGGTGAGAGTGGGTCGGAAACCAGAGTGACCATATCTGCGGTCGTCGTAGCCGGAGGTGCTGCCTTGGTTGGCCCTGCGACGATCGTGACGCTTTCTGCGGTTCTGGCTTCCATTCCACCAGTTCTTGACGGCATTGTCACTGCGGCCGTGGAGCCGTCTTGCAATCTCTGCCCACCTCTTGCCGATCTCGTTGACGAGAACCTCGATTTGAGCACCCTCCTCGGGAGTGATGGGCTCGTGATTCAAGGTGGGCTTCAGGTTTTGATGGAATCGTTCTCTGCATTGCTTCGGTGTCCTTGTTCCCAGGGCTTGAGCAATGCGCACCCAGTTCAATGGGCCCTGGTCGTTGACAAGTTGCATGAGATAGGCGTCTTCCTGTTGGGACCAAGGCCCTCTCCTTTGAGAAGCGAGAGACATTTTTGGCTGTGGGAAAGTTTGCGAGGTAGTGGCTGAAGTGTTGATTTGTGAGTATCGGTATCAACAGAGCACAAGGGAATCCGACGATAATGTATCagtgtgcgtgtgtgtgtatgtgtaTGGATATGGGAGGAGAAGAAGTACAGTTGTAAAGTGGTAGTTGAAGGCTAATGGCAAGTTGATGCTGGAAGTGAAGAGGCTGAATGAGGTCTTGGATGAGCGTGGGATGTCTGCGTATATATGTTGTTGAGCAGGTGGAAGCAGCGTGGTGGAGAAACCGAGCCAAAAGCAGAAGCGTTCAGGTTGGAAAGGCTGTGCGTTCAGAAGGAGGtgtgtaggtaggtaggcacgAATACTGCGTATGTGACCGACTACAAGAATAAAATTGGAGGGCCTGGGGGACGACGACGAAAGAATAAGAAAGGATAAGGTTTGGGTCGAACCTGGTTAGAGGGTGGGAGAATAAGAACGGGGGTGTCGTAGATGAAAGGAACTTGCCCCAGTCCAGACGAGTAGATCAAAATCAGGATCAGGATCAGAGCAGACGCAGACGCAGAAGCAGAAGAGACGGGTGATGGGTGATGATGGTAAGTGGAGCGACGGTTCGTGAAAATCCCCCGGCACACGCCCCATGTCCCACGCTCACACTCATTGCACGCCCACGCCTACACCCACGCCTACCTTACTTAGCCCACGCCCACCTAGTCCGGATTGGAAGCCAGCCCATGTCCGCGAGAGAAGGTACTTCGTACCATGGGCAAGTGCCAACGTcaccggcagcggcagcggcagcggtagCGGCAGCAAGCGGTACTCGGTGGCCCATGGGACAGCTCCGGGAGGCAGAGGTCCAGAATGTAGAAGAGCACGACCAGAAGAAGCTGGGAAAGGGCGAGCCGCCTTCCCTGTCTAAGCTTGGGAGTCAGAGGACGGACTTTTGGGGTGAACCTAACAAAAGGGAGCTACAAAGCTAGAAAAGGCATGCGAGGTTCTCGTGCAAAGTACATCTTCCTCTAAGATCGGGAACTGGAGGTGCGGGGATGGGTGAGGGCATGGGCGTGGGCGTGGGCGTGGGCGTGGGCTGGCAACCGCAAGAGATGTGAGAACGAAGAgaaagagaaggagaagaaggaaagAGACGGAGAGTGCCAGAGCCAGTGCCAATGCTCAGGTCGACATTAGCTGTATCCGTCGTCGTAGTGTAGTTATCGTTGTCGCTGTCGTCGCCTTTGAGCAATGGAAGAGACAAGTACATTTCTTGCGGTACCTCGAGGTCTGGTACGGAGTATGGAAGCCTTGGTAGGAGAAAGGCCTAGATCCAGGCCCGAGTCGCTCTCTCCAGCCAGTGAGGTGAGTGGGAAGAAAAACTGGTAGCGTGGGAGATCACCTCAAATCGCGGTACGGAACGGGGCCGCTTGTCACTTGCTTCGTACTCATCCAACAGGGTGAGCCATCCGTCCTCGACATACCTTA
Proteins encoded in this region:
- a CDS encoding myb-like DNA-binding domain-containing protein codes for the protein MSLASQRRGPWSQQEDAYLMQLVNDQGPLNWVRIAQALGTRTPKQCRERFHQNLKPTLNHEPITPEEGAQIEVLVNEIGKRWAEIARRLHGRSDNAVKNWWNGSQNRRKRHDRRRANQGSTSGYDDRRYGHSGFRPTLTINSHAASYPHTRHGMSSPVSPAFYTHSHPYYQFESPLPSPNSTSSPGTDGLDGETSTMSDAASSYTTSPQCLSRGTSPSVQLAPLRMDENSAPRSLPSFGSLINAPTDRKEAGHMRLPSLPSHLLTAPNSPVRSTVQQALPPPSPSSADKDSRMDVSALLG